One region of Anaerotignum faecicola genomic DNA includes:
- a CDS encoding sugar ABC transporter permease, with amino-acid sequence ACAGVDIWHYWSYLTVIYLAALRQTPTDQVEAARIDGCNGWQLFRYIYLPNIKSTVNLMFVMIVIGSFLAFDYVKLLTGGGPAHSTEVLGTYAYSFAFSEMKVGKAAAVGLFMSFFGLIASLIYTRMSRKENMD; translated from the coding sequence TGCCTGCGCAGGCGTCGATATCTGGCATTACTGGAGTTATTTAACCGTAATCTACTTAGCGGCCTTAAGACAGACGCCGACCGATCAGGTGGAGGCAGCCAGAATCGACGGCTGTAATGGATGGCAGTTATTCCGCTACATTTATCTGCCGAATATTAAGTCCACGGTAAACCTGATGTTTGTAATGATAGTCATTGGTTCCTTCCTTGCATTTGATTACGTCAAGCTGCTGACCGGCGGAGGTCCGGCACATTCGACAGAGGTACTTGGTACATACGCCTACTCCTTTGCATTCAGTGAGATGAAAGTAGGCAAGGCGGCCGCGGTTGGTCTCTTTATGAGTTTCTTTGGGTTGATTGCTTCTCTGATTTATACGCGAATGAGCCGCAAAGAAAACATGGATTAG